A genomic region of Serratia fonticola contains the following coding sequences:
- a CDS encoding CS1-pili formation C-terminal domain-containing protein: MSNHFTFRAKAIALCITAAMVSMQANARNLQDVRLGNYLIPGVFGQALAEGMSIPVFLRYKGGDQQEKQKVADALVVLEKDGLMIKDITLVENPQGATLAENTQALISSLKDQLFSQNTRIVLSPDAELNLNLRSFVLTLDVSENSLSAALIPRQSLLGVSSVPNFSSVLNYDLGVYRTQVKNGNNTSNSYLSLDNTFGMAEHHFNINGSFYGIGDSQQDTQLYRAMYERDMNGHRLALGLVDTWNLQSLGSLSALNSSKVYGVTYGNKSSTKILHNQYSLTPITVFLPSAGEVHIYRQGRLLNIQNFPMGSFEVDTSRLPYGIYDVDVEVVIDGKVNSRMRQTINKAFASNNTEANELNWQLYGGYVDYDNRRNGSNNNSNQTYLAGVSAAVSIPEILKVASAPAILGLTIQTSNYVFDKNVVNETSANLSVGQYGNLGWQGLISQGGRYRNIFSVSAALPEGYGSIWANREKSHIGDSLPVYETDSYSYGGTFSLSRFVERGGQITLSRTVDKRDRSTSNNLEYSTALFSGRYGTVNLRAGIQRYQYDYQSNSSNQRYISLDFSLPLAAWLSTGVSSNNGNVRANLAGNKSFDDSAITSAGFNLAKLVKDKHNGESDYSASGYAAFDTKYSAGTLSLSRPDNNRLNGNLTARGAVAYSDKSLAASGIQEKSGVIVKTDIIDDAVLSAKVNGRNYRLTGKDNFIPLPPYANYKVELMNDKNSMDSFDIVKGRTRNVTLYPGNVAVYKPEVKQLVTVFGRMTTGNGQAIANAAVRNHIGKTTTDANGDFSMDVDKRFPSVSLTTEDHGICEVDLDLNQARGVKWVGEVVCTPQTILAQR; encoded by the coding sequence ATGAGTAATCATTTTACCTTCAGGGCAAAGGCTATTGCGCTGTGTATCACGGCAGCCATGGTGTCTATGCAGGCTAATGCAAGAAACTTACAGGATGTTCGTTTAGGAAATTATCTTATCCCCGGCGTATTTGGTCAGGCTCTGGCGGAAGGTATGTCTATTCCGGTATTTCTGCGCTACAAAGGCGGCGATCAACAAGAGAAACAAAAAGTCGCAGACGCGCTGGTGGTGCTGGAAAAAGACGGCCTGATGATTAAAGACATTACGTTGGTAGAGAACCCGCAGGGTGCCACGCTTGCCGAGAATACGCAGGCGTTAATCAGCAGCCTGAAGGATCAACTGTTTAGTCAGAATACCCGTATTGTGCTGTCGCCCGATGCTGAATTGAATCTGAATCTCCGCTCTTTTGTCCTGACCTTGGACGTGAGTGAAAATAGCCTGTCTGCCGCCCTTATTCCGCGCCAAAGTCTCCTGGGTGTGTCTTCAGTGCCGAATTTCAGTTCGGTGCTGAATTACGATCTGGGCGTTTATCGTACGCAGGTGAAGAACGGCAATAATACCTCTAACAGCTATTTGAGTCTGGATAATACCTTTGGCATGGCGGAGCACCATTTCAATATCAATGGTTCTTTCTACGGTATTGGCGATTCGCAGCAGGATACCCAGCTTTATCGGGCCATGTATGAGCGGGATATGAACGGGCATCGCCTGGCATTAGGCTTGGTGGATACCTGGAACCTGCAATCCCTAGGCAGCCTGTCGGCGCTGAACTCCAGCAAGGTGTATGGCGTGACGTACGGGAACAAGTCCTCGACCAAGATCCTGCATAACCAATATTCCCTGACGCCGATTACCGTCTTTTTACCCAGCGCGGGTGAGGTGCATATCTATCGTCAGGGGCGCTTGCTGAACATTCAGAACTTCCCGATGGGCAGCTTTGAGGTGGATACCAGCCGCCTGCCGTATGGGATTTACGATGTTGATGTTGAGGTGGTGATTGATGGCAAAGTCAATTCACGCATGCGCCAGACCATTAACAAGGCGTTCGCCAGTAATAACACTGAGGCGAATGAACTGAACTGGCAGCTGTACGGCGGCTATGTGGACTACGACAACCGTCGTAACGGTTCCAACAATAATAGTAACCAAACCTATCTGGCTGGGGTTTCTGCGGCGGTCTCGATACCGGAAATCCTCAAGGTGGCGTCGGCGCCGGCAATACTGGGGCTGACGATACAAACTTCCAACTACGTGTTTGATAAAAATGTGGTGAATGAAACCTCGGCCAATCTAAGCGTAGGCCAATACGGCAATCTGGGCTGGCAGGGGCTGATCTCGCAGGGCGGGCGTTACCGTAATATTTTCAGCGTCAGCGCCGCGTTGCCTGAAGGCTATGGTTCTATCTGGGCCAATCGCGAGAAAAGCCATATCGGGGATAGCCTGCCCGTTTATGAAACGGACAGTTACTCCTATGGCGGTACTTTCAGCCTGAGCCGATTCGTTGAACGCGGCGGGCAAATTACCCTGAGCCGCACGGTGGATAAACGCGATCGCAGCACCTCGAACAATCTGGAGTATTCGACGGCGCTGTTCTCCGGGCGTTATGGCACGGTAAACCTGCGGGCGGGGATCCAACGTTATCAGTACGACTATCAGTCAAACAGTTCCAATCAGCGTTATATCTCGCTGGACTTCTCGTTGCCGTTGGCGGCCTGGCTAAGCACCGGCGTCTCTTCAAACAATGGCAACGTGCGCGCCAATCTGGCTGGGAACAAAAGCTTTGACGATTCCGCCATCACCTCTGCGGGCTTCAATCTGGCGAAGCTGGTGAAGGATAAGCACAACGGTGAAAGCGATTATTCCGCCTCCGGCTATGCGGCGTTTGATACCAAATACAGTGCGGGCACGCTGTCGTTGTCGCGGCCCGATAACAACCGCCTGAATGGCAACCTGACCGCCCGGGGGGCAGTGGCCTACAGCGATAAGAGCCTGGCCGCCAGCGGCATTCAGGAAAAGTCCGGCGTGATTGTCAAAACCGACATTATCGATGATGCGGTGCTCTCCGCCAAGGTGAACGGTCGCAACTATCGCTTGACCGGGAAAGATAACTTTATTCCGCTGCCACCGTATGCGAACTACAAAGTTGAACTGATGAACGACAAGAACTCAATGGACAGCTTCGACATCGTAAAAGGGCGTACCCGCAACGTCACGCTGTATCCGGGCAACGTTGCCGTTTACAAACCGGAAGTGAAGCAACTGGTGACGGTGTTTGGCCGCATGACCACCGGCAATGGTCAGGCGATTGCGAATGCGGCGGTACGTAACCACATCGGCAAAACCACCACGGATGCGAACGGGGATTTCTCAATGGATGTCGATAAGCGCTTCCCGAGCGTGTCGTTGACCACTGAAGATCACGGCATTTGCGAAGTGGATCTGGATCTGAACCAGGCCAGGGGCGTGAAGTGGGTCGGCGAAGTGGTCTGTACGCCACAGACCATTCTGGCACAACGATAA
- a CDS encoding common pilus major fimbrillin subunit EcpA gives MKKLALALIAASAMGTINLANAETRTANATASWDAKAIKDTNSMLVVTPLKSLTFNYAEGLERFSTQDGAFDITIAGQSGASDFKLTSKIISNTLVRTSDDSELTVGVKWNGTDLSNSTETTMIDTTSGVSAGLSALAQESAYAGSDRTSTQGVFAFNIAKATVGGADTAFKDLTDGYWDGNVNVEFAATWDGTFTPAP, from the coding sequence ATGAAGAAGTTAGCTCTGGCATTGATTGCAGCTTCAGCGATGGGAACAATTAATCTGGCTAATGCAGAAACGCGTACTGCGAATGCGACAGCTTCCTGGGATGCAAAAGCCATTAAAGATACCAACAGCATGCTGGTAGTGACCCCACTGAAATCACTGACCTTTAACTATGCTGAAGGCCTGGAGCGTTTCAGCACTCAGGACGGCGCATTTGACATCACGATCGCCGGCCAGTCTGGCGCCAGTGATTTTAAACTGACCTCTAAAATCATCTCTAACACTCTGGTTCGTACCAGTGATGATTCTGAGCTGACCGTGGGCGTGAAGTGGAACGGCACCGATCTGTCTAACAGCACTGAAACCACCATGATCGACACCACTTCAGGTGTGAGCGCAGGTCTGTCTGCACTGGCTCAGGAAAGCGCCTATGCAGGTTCTGATCGTACCAGCACCCAAGGTGTGTTTGCCTTTAACATCGCCAAAGCGACCGTGGGGGGGGCTGATACCGCGTTTAAAGATCTGACCGATGGTTACTGGGATGGCAATGTGAACGTTGAGTTTGCAGCCACTTGGGACGGCACCTTCACGCCAGCACCATAA
- a CDS encoding LuxR C-terminal-related transcriptional regulator: MLQMLNNERRFEYEAPLKKAVTWPNTNRYFYKGIVSYCDSVNTHPERLKVVFVDFQLSNLLLFLDQDWLIYTACHRVILITDSHLLPLANYYKRIFHQIDSVIQGSGSSEDFFNQIDHVISGKRVLSPSKICFSSREICLLRTLTRGTSVRDLADRMQLSPKTVYAMRQNMLGKMGLTKMNDIFMQSISGSR, from the coding sequence ATGTTACAGATGTTGAATAATGAGCGCAGATTTGAATATGAAGCGCCGCTTAAAAAAGCCGTAACCTGGCCTAATACCAATAGATATTTCTATAAGGGTATCGTTAGCTATTGTGATTCTGTGAATACACATCCAGAAAGATTGAAAGTGGTGTTTGTTGACTTTCAGTTATCCAATTTACTTCTTTTCCTTGATCAGGATTGGTTGATATACACCGCCTGTCACCGCGTTATCTTGATAACCGACAGCCATTTGCTGCCGTTAGCGAACTATTACAAGCGGATTTTTCACCAGATCGATTCAGTGATCCAGGGCTCTGGGTCGTCCGAAGATTTTTTTAATCAGATTGATCATGTGATTTCCGGCAAGCGCGTATTGTCACCGTCAAAAATTTGCTTTTCATCACGTGAAATATGCCTGCTCCGAACATTGACCCGTGGCACCAGCGTACGTGATCTTGCCGACAGGATGCAGCTCAGCCCTAAAACCGTTTATGCCATGCGTCAAAATATGCTGGGAAAAATGGGGCTAACAAAAATGAATGATATTTTCATGCAGTCGATATCAGGCTCTAGATAA
- a CDS encoding RES family NAD+ phosphorylase, translating to MVDADDKEIVRRVPIPKADLSVNFVIWPAGKPIHRIHSVAFSAAQFNPGKGSARFSPMSNGVPTLYGGVNTGVAVMETIFHDLPPHSSGTPYDLGKLHGLAYSVVKPSEDLQLVDLNPRTLRKIGVKRAELLDSTADQYVFTREYSLLMHQFFPSSQGLQWSSRQHGDSALMLFGDRVTREQLNIVIESERVLESATIMDEIEQQADQLGVVLID from the coding sequence ATGGTTGATGCGGATGACAAGGAGATAGTCAGACGCGTGCCGATACCGAAGGCCGATTTATCGGTAAATTTCGTTATCTGGCCTGCAGGTAAACCGATCCATCGCATACATTCCGTTGCGTTTTCTGCCGCTCAGTTTAACCCTGGCAAAGGCAGCGCGCGCTTTAGCCCAATGAGTAACGGTGTGCCCACGCTCTACGGTGGTGTGAATACCGGGGTTGCCGTGATGGAAACCATTTTTCATGACTTACCGCCACACTCCAGCGGAACGCCCTACGATCTGGGCAAGCTGCATGGGCTGGCGTATTCGGTTGTAAAACCCAGTGAGGATCTTCAACTTGTCGATTTAAACCCGAGAACGTTGCGAAAAATCGGGGTGAAAAGAGCCGAGCTGTTGGATTCAACGGCCGATCAATATGTTTTCACGCGGGAATATTCACTGCTTATGCATCAGTTTTTTCCTTCCTCCCAAGGGTTGCAATGGTCTTCCAGGCAACATGGCGATAGCGCCCTGATGTTGTTTGGCGATCGGGTAACACGTGAGCAACTCAATATCGTCATTGAGTCTGAACGTGTGCTTGAGTCAGCCACAATAATGGATGAGATAGAGCAGCAGGCCGATCAACTTGGCGTAGTGCTTATTGACTAA
- a CDS encoding integrase, with amino-acid sequence MVAKISTARRKELPFEVKTLSGDELRGLRTHADSEYLVIELGKVKGCQAGFHETMKVAMSAAVNAVLASMEGAESVAKKSKTLGMPKAIKPASEAEDKPNKQARAERNALRREQLNARILEDAVWLTARELSEKASFKSSNPSAGPNRWKSAGSIFALQLNGKDKYPEYALDEGFRPIPVVKQVISLFGERKTPWGLAIWFGSENSWLAGRKPKDVLTSMPKQVLLAAQAEVEGGTHG; translated from the coding sequence ATGGTGGCTAAAATCAGTACGGCGCGGCGTAAAGAGCTCCCTTTTGAGGTTAAGACGCTGAGTGGCGATGAGCTGCGTGGTTTACGTACGCATGCGGATTCTGAATATTTAGTCATCGAATTGGGCAAGGTTAAAGGTTGCCAGGCGGGTTTTCATGAAACCATGAAAGTGGCGATGAGTGCCGCGGTGAACGCCGTACTGGCCTCTATGGAAGGGGCAGAATCTGTAGCGAAAAAAAGCAAAACGCTGGGCATGCCAAAAGCGATCAAGCCTGCCAGTGAGGCAGAAGATAAGCCGAATAAGCAAGCCAGGGCAGAACGTAATGCGCTACGCCGTGAGCAACTGAATGCCCGGATCCTGGAAGATGCCGTATGGCTGACGGCACGCGAACTATCAGAAAAGGCGAGTTTCAAGAGCAGTAACCCCAGTGCAGGGCCAAACCGTTGGAAGTCGGCGGGCAGTATTTTTGCCTTGCAGCTTAATGGCAAAGATAAATACCCGGAATATGCCTTGGATGAGGGGTTTCGCCCCATTCCGGTCGTTAAGCAGGTTATCTCGCTGTTCGGTGAGAGGAAAACGCCCTGGGGGCTGGCGATTTGGTTTGGTTCTGAAAACAGTTGGTTGGCCGGGAGAAAACCGAAAGATGTACTGACCAGCATGCCAAAACAAGTGTTGCTGGCGGCTCAGGCTGAGGTAGAGGGCGGCACGCATGGTTGA
- a CDS encoding M42 family metallopeptidase — protein MPIDISSTLIQLLSIDAIPGYETPVADVIQPLLAQGAIGTRRDVLGNVIAQFGSLEPDALRVMVFAHMDEVGFMVRKIEADGFIRFERVGGPAQVTMPGSTVTLQGSKGPVSGCIGIKSYHFSKGDERTQTPTIDQLWIDIGAANKQDALAMGINVGTPITLFNPPRKLGNNLICSKALDNRLGCTALLGLADKVANQPLEIALFIVAAVQEEFNIRGILPVLNSVRPDMTIGIDITPSCDTPDLSNYADLVINQGPGITCLNYHGRGTLAGLITSPKVIDWLENTAAQHQIPVQREVAPGVITESGYIQLQQDGILCAGLSIPCRYTHSPSEVASLSDLQQCIDLLAHLVLAKAETFPITPKVVRPSS, from the coding sequence ATGCCCATTGATATCAGTTCTACCCTGATACAGCTATTGTCGATCGACGCCATTCCTGGCTATGAAACGCCAGTGGCGGATGTCATTCAGCCTCTTCTCGCCCAAGGTGCAATCGGTACCCGGCGCGACGTGCTGGGTAACGTGATCGCCCAGTTTGGCAGCCTAGAGCCTGATGCCCTGCGCGTGATGGTATTTGCCCATATGGACGAGGTCGGCTTTATGGTGCGTAAAATTGAAGCGGATGGATTTATCCGTTTTGAACGGGTCGGCGGCCCGGCGCAGGTAACGATGCCGGGCTCGACGGTGACGCTGCAAGGCAGCAAAGGCCCGGTATCCGGCTGTATTGGCATCAAATCCTACCATTTCAGTAAAGGCGATGAACGTACTCAGACCCCCACCATCGACCAGCTATGGATCGATATTGGCGCTGCCAACAAGCAGGATGCATTGGCGATGGGCATCAACGTCGGTACTCCCATCACGCTGTTCAACCCACCGCGTAAGCTGGGCAACAACCTGATTTGCAGCAAGGCGCTGGATAACCGCCTGGGATGCACCGCATTACTTGGTCTGGCAGACAAAGTGGCTAACCAACCGCTGGAGATTGCGTTGTTTATCGTCGCCGCAGTGCAGGAGGAGTTTAATATCCGCGGGATCTTGCCGGTGCTGAACAGCGTGCGTCCGGACATGACCATTGGCATTGATATCACGCCGTCGTGCGATACGCCGGATCTCAGCAATTATGCCGACCTGGTGATAAACCAGGGGCCCGGCATCACCTGCCTGAACTATCACGGACGCGGCACACTGGCCGGGTTGATCACCTCACCTAAAGTGATTGACTGGCTGGAAAACACCGCAGCCCAGCACCAGATCCCGGTTCAGCGCGAAGTGGCTCCGGGCGTTATTACTGAAAGTGGCTATATCCAGCTTCAACAGGACGGCATCCTCTGCGCGGGTTTGTCCATTCCCTGTCGCTATACCCATTCCCCGAGTGAAGTTGCCAGCCTGAGCGACCTGCAACAGTGCATCGATCTGCTGGCGCACCTGGTTCTGGCGAAAGCCGAGACCTTCCCTATCACCCCAAAAGTAGTGAGGCCATCATCATGA
- a CDS encoding PTS sugar transporter subunit IIB translates to MKKILVACGTGMATSTMIAQKITQFLASHNIDVSTTQCCLNEIPLNKQGVDLIVTAMKTSTEYGIPTLNGSPFLTGINDEPLKRQLLELLQ, encoded by the coding sequence ATGAAGAAGATATTGGTTGCCTGTGGCACCGGCATGGCGACATCGACCATGATCGCCCAGAAAATCACGCAATTTCTGGCCAGCCACAACATCGACGTTTCTACCACCCAGTGCTGTCTGAACGAAATCCCCCTCAATAAACAGGGCGTCGACCTGATTGTCACCGCCATGAAAACCAGTACCGAATATGGCATCCCGACCCTGAATGGCTCGCCATTTCTGACCGGGATAAATGATGAACCGCTCAAGCGGCAGTTGCTCGAGTTGTTGCAATAA
- a CDS encoding galactitol-specific PTS transporter subunit IIC, with product MLDYLLSLGGSVFVPIIMFFIALIFRIPFLQAVKAGVTIGVGFVGMGLVIVMAIDSLNPAIKLMIERFGLQLHLLDVGAGPASGVGYATAIGAVVIPIVFLFNILLLVTRLTKTMNVDIYNYWHYAITGTIANILTGSMVYGIIAAVCHAALSLKMADLTAKRVQNIVGLEGISIPQGWGSSSVPIALALEWVYQRIPFMKNNNIDASEIQKRFGMIGDPVIIGVVLGIIFGLAAGYGFRDLASLVITVAAIMVLFPRMIRLIVEGLLPISDGARTFLQKYFHGRELYIGLDSAVTLGHPTTIAVGLLLIPIMLITAGLLPGNNVLPLADLPVAPFFVCMATVIHRGDFLRTLISSFIIMIFVLLIATHFAPYFTQMAAQGGFNLAKDGSQITALSVGNPFGWSITELVGMGLIGTIVCVGITVLVVIGLRKREISA from the coding sequence ATGCTTGATTACTTGTTATCTCTGGGGGGCAGCGTGTTTGTCCCCATCATCATGTTCTTTATTGCGCTGATTTTCCGTATTCCCTTTCTTCAAGCGGTAAAGGCTGGCGTCACGATCGGCGTCGGCTTTGTGGGGATGGGATTGGTGATTGTCATGGCGATAGACAGCCTGAACCCGGCCATCAAGTTGATGATCGAACGCTTCGGCCTCCAACTGCATTTGCTGGATGTAGGGGCTGGCCCGGCTTCTGGCGTCGGCTACGCGACAGCCATTGGGGCCGTGGTGATCCCGATCGTGTTTCTGTTCAACATCCTGCTGCTGGTCACCCGGTTGACCAAAACCATGAACGTGGATATCTACAATTACTGGCATTACGCCATCACCGGAACCATTGCCAATATCCTTACCGGTAGCATGGTGTATGGCATCATCGCCGCAGTGTGCCACGCGGCACTTTCGCTGAAAATGGCGGACCTCACCGCCAAACGGGTGCAGAACATTGTCGGGCTGGAGGGGATCTCTATTCCGCAGGGCTGGGGGAGCAGTTCGGTCCCGATTGCACTGGCACTGGAATGGGTCTATCAACGCATCCCGTTTATGAAAAACAACAATATTGATGCCAGCGAGATCCAGAAACGATTTGGCATGATCGGCGATCCGGTGATTATTGGCGTGGTGCTGGGGATTATCTTTGGCCTGGCTGCCGGGTATGGCTTCCGCGATCTGGCGAGCCTGGTGATCACCGTCGCCGCCATTATGGTGCTGTTCCCACGCATGATCCGCCTGATTGTCGAAGGGCTGTTACCGATTTCGGACGGGGCCCGTACCTTCCTGCAAAAATATTTTCACGGCCGCGAGTTGTATATCGGCCTGGACAGCGCCGTCACCCTCGGCCACCCCACCACCATTGCCGTGGGGTTGCTGCTGATCCCCATAATGCTGATCACCGCAGGGCTGCTGCCTGGCAACAACGTACTGCCGCTGGCGGATCTGCCCGTTGCCCCGTTCTTTGTCTGCATGGCAACGGTGATCCATCGGGGTGATTTCCTGCGCACCTTAATCAGCAGCTTCATCATCATGATTTTTGTCTTGCTGATCGCCACCCACTTTGCGCCGTACTTCACCCAGATGGCGGCACAAGGCGGGTTCAATCTGGCCAAAGACGGCTCGCAAATCACCGCGCTGTCGGTCGGCAATCCGTTCGGCTGGTCGATTACCGAACTGGTGGGCATGGGGCTGATTGGCACCATTGTGTGCGTCGGTATCACGGTATTGGTGGTGATTGGCCTGCGTAAGCGCGAAATTTCCGCCTGA
- a CDS encoding BtpA/SgcQ family protein, which translates to MTWLKTVIGTEKAVIAMCHLRALPGDPDYDSNRGMNWVIDKAHNDLMALQNGGVDAVMFSNEFSLPYLTKVKPETTAAMARIIGQLMSEIRVPYGVNVLWDPVASFDLAMAVDGKFIREIFTGAYASDFGIWDTNVGETIRHQHRIGASQVKTLFNIVPEAAVYLGNRDIRAIAKSTVFNNHPDALCVSGLTAGSKTDSALLKVVKETVPDTVVLANTGVCLENVEEQLAIADGCVTATHFKKDGVFANFVDEQRVARFMDKVHQLRG; encoded by the coding sequence ATGACCTGGCTTAAAACCGTTATCGGCACCGAGAAAGCCGTGATTGCCATGTGCCATCTGCGCGCATTGCCGGGAGACCCGGATTACGACAGCAACCGGGGGATGAACTGGGTGATCGATAAAGCCCATAACGATCTGATGGCGCTACAGAACGGCGGGGTGGACGCGGTGATGTTCTCCAATGAGTTCAGCCTGCCATACCTGACCAAAGTGAAACCGGAAACCACCGCCGCCATGGCACGCATCATCGGACAACTGATGAGCGAGATCCGCGTACCTTATGGCGTGAACGTGCTGTGGGATCCGGTGGCCTCTTTCGATCTGGCAATGGCGGTAGACGGCAAATTTATCCGTGAAATCTTCACCGGTGCGTATGCCAGCGATTTCGGCATTTGGGACACCAACGTCGGGGAAACCATCCGCCATCAGCACCGGATTGGTGCTTCGCAGGTCAAAACCCTGTTCAACATTGTACCGGAAGCGGCGGTCTACCTGGGCAACCGGGATATTCGTGCTATCGCCAAGTCAACGGTGTTCAACAACCATCCGGATGCCTTGTGCGTTTCTGGCCTGACCGCGGGCAGCAAAACGGATTCCGCGCTGCTCAAAGTGGTGAAAGAGACGGTGCCGGATACCGTGGTACTGGCCAATACGGGAGTGTGCCTGGAAAACGTGGAGGAACAACTGGCGATCGCCGACGGCTGTGTGACCGCAACCCACTTTAAAAAAGACGGGGTCTTCGCCAACTTCGTGGACGAGCAGCGGGTCGCGCGTTTTATGGACAAGGTTCACCAACTAAGAGGATAA
- a CDS encoding PTS sugar transporter subunit IIA, with amino-acid sequence MINHPKLAQARKSAANWQQAVQIALNPLLASGRINHRYCQGVIDNTLAWGPYYVVAPGVALPHARPEQGVLANGIAVTTLESPVNFGHEDGDPIWLLIALSATDANAHLATLQRISSLLEDGELLTQLQQAKTDSQLFHLLQPRRVQE; translated from the coding sequence CTGATAAATCATCCTAAACTGGCCCAAGCCAGAAAAAGCGCCGCAAACTGGCAGCAGGCGGTTCAGATCGCGCTAAATCCCTTACTGGCCAGTGGCCGTATCAACCACCGCTATTGCCAGGGGGTGATTGACAATACGCTGGCATGGGGGCCTTATTATGTGGTCGCTCCCGGCGTCGCCTTGCCCCATGCCCGCCCCGAACAAGGGGTATTAGCCAATGGCATTGCCGTGACCACGCTGGAGAGCCCCGTCAATTTTGGCCATGAAGACGGTGACCCGATCTGGCTGCTGATCGCCCTGAGCGCTACGGACGCAAACGCCCATCTGGCCACCCTCCAGCGCATCTCTTCCCTGCTGGAAGACGGAGAACTTCTCACACAGCTTCAACAGGCAAAAACCGACAGCCAGCTTTTTCACCTTCTCCAGCCCCGGCGTGTGCAGGAGTGA
- a CDS encoding DeoR/GlpR family DNA-binding transcription regulator — MSQQRSERIGNILHYLWLHHQLSILQAHELLGYAEATLRRDFNYIALHYPGMERYHGGLRFNVNNADKEFVFDMKKNINVDAKKQIALLARQHISPHDFIVLDSGTTCLELAKVLDMPARVVTTDVNIAHHLAQMNHLESYIIGGMIRPGYFTVGESLATDMLKTFSIEQVFISCDALSLDAGITNATLFEVGVKKTLIQRAKKVILLADHSKFEQTNPHTISTLSCVHCLITDEGLPDALFKRYRQAGVNIIR; from the coding sequence ATGAGCCAACAGCGCAGTGAACGTATCGGCAATATCCTGCACTACCTCTGGTTGCACCATCAACTCAGTATCCTGCAGGCACACGAACTCCTGGGCTACGCCGAGGCCACCTTAAGGCGTGATTTTAATTACATCGCCCTGCACTATCCCGGCATGGAGCGTTATCACGGTGGACTGCGTTTTAACGTGAACAACGCGGATAAAGAGTTTGTCTTCGACATGAAGAAAAACATCAACGTCGATGCCAAAAAGCAGATCGCCCTTCTGGCCCGACAACACATTTCCCCCCACGATTTTATCGTGCTGGATTCCGGCACCACCTGCCTGGAGTTGGCGAAAGTATTGGATATGCCCGCTCGCGTGGTAACCACCGACGTCAACATCGCCCACCATCTGGCACAGATGAATCACCTGGAAAGCTATATCATCGGCGGGATGATCCGCCCCGGTTATTTCACCGTTGGGGAAAGCCTGGCAACCGATATGCTGAAAACCTTTTCTATCGAACAGGTGTTTATTTCCTGCGATGCCTTATCCCTGGATGCGGGCATCACCAATGCCACGCTGTTTGAGGTGGGCGTTAAAAAAACCCTTATTCAACGCGCCAAGAAAGTGATCCTGCTGGCGGATCACAGTAAATTTGAGCAAACCAATCCCCACACGATCAGCACCCTGTCCTGTGTCCATTGTCTGATCACCGATGAGGGGCTGCCCGATGCATTATTTAAACGCTACCGCCAGGCGGGCGTGAATATCATCCGTTAA
- a CDS encoding acyl-homoserine-lactone synthase has protein sequence MFNIYSVNYSSMSNEKSEDLFMLRKNTFKDRLQWAVNCSDGKELDEFDNEKTNYIFGVEKGMIICGTRMIDMKYDNMLNSAFSSFFKNVSIPEGNYIESTRFFVDKERTHSLLGRRFPVTMVLFLALINYARQHHYDGILAVASHPMLHIIKSSGWNVSLLETGISEKDEPVYLLLGHADRESQEALKARIFRKFSLPDENILNAWPLTPEAPL, from the coding sequence ATGTTTAATATTTACAGCGTTAACTACTCATCAATGAGTAATGAAAAATCAGAAGATCTCTTTATGTTAAGAAAGAATACCTTTAAAGACAGATTACAGTGGGCCGTAAACTGTTCAGACGGTAAGGAGCTGGATGAGTTTGACAATGAAAAGACAAACTATATTTTTGGCGTGGAAAAAGGAATGATCATTTGCGGTACGAGGATGATTGACATGAAATACGACAATATGTTGAACAGTGCATTTTCTTCATTTTTTAAAAACGTTTCTATCCCCGAAGGGAACTATATTGAGTCCACACGTTTCTTTGTGGATAAAGAAAGAACCCATTCGCTTTTGGGGCGTAGATTCCCTGTGACCATGGTTTTGTTTCTGGCACTGATTAACTATGCAAGGCAGCATCACTATGACGGTATTCTTGCTGTTGCCAGCCACCCGATGTTGCATATCATCAAGAGTTCGGGCTGGAATGTTTCGTTGCTGGAGACCGGTATCTCTGAAAAGGATGAGCCTGTCTATCTGTTGCTTGGCCACGCAGACCGCGAAAGCCAGGAGGCGTTAAAAGCCAGAATATTCAGGAAATTCAGCCTGCCAGACGAAAACATTCTGAACGCTTGGCCACTGACACCAGAAGCCCCGCTCTAA